GCGGTGACCAGATCGGGAATCAGATACACCAGCATCGCGCCCAGCAGCAGGCAGATGCACGAGAACAGCAGGCCGCGCGCCGGCACCGCCGCCCGCGTCAGCTTGGCAAAGCCCCTGGGCGCGTTGCGTTCTTCGGCCAGGCCGTAAAGCATGCGGCTGGTGGAAAAGATGCCGCTATTGGCCGATGAAGTGGCCGAGGTGAGCACCACGAAATTGATCAGGCTGGCTGCCGCCGGCACACCGGCCAGCACGAACAACTCCACGAACGGGCTCTTGTCGGCCACCACCTGCCGCCACGGCGTCACCGCCATGATCGCGATCAGCGCCAGCACGTAGAAGATGAGGATGCGCACCGGGATCGAGTTGATCGCCTTGGGCAGATTACGCTGCGGGTCGGCGGTTTCCGCAGCGGTGGTGCCCACCAGCTCGATGCCAACGAAGGCGAATACCGCGATCTGAAACCCTGCAAAGAACCCGCCGATTCCCATCGGGAACATGCCGCCGTCGTTCCACAGATTGCTCAGCGATGCCACGTGGCCGGAGGGCGACCGGAAGCCCCACATCACCAGGCCCGCACCGGTGATGATCAACGCGCAGATGGCGATGATCTTGATCAGCGCAAACCAGAATTCCATCTCGCCGAACAACTTCACCGTGACCAGGTTCAACGCCAGCAGTAGCAGCACGCACAGCACCGCCGGCACCCATGGCGCCAGTTCGGGAAACCAGAACTGGGCGTACGCTGCAATCGCGATGACATCGGCAATGGCGGTGATGATCCAGCAGAACCAGTACGTCCAGCCGCAGAAGAACCCCGCCCAGGGCCCGAGCAGATCGGTGGAGAAGTCGATGAACGACTTGTAGTCCAGGTTGGACAACAGCAGCTCGCCCATGGCGCGCATCACGAAGAACAGCATCACGCCGATGATCAGGTACACGAACAGGATCGACGGCCCGGCCAGGCTGATCGTTCTGCCGGAGCCCATGAACAGGCCGGTGCCGATCGCACCGCCGATCGCGATCAGTTGCAGGTGGCGGTTGGACAGACTGCGTTGCAGATGATCGGGCGCGGACGGGTCGGACATGGGCACGGCACCAACGGTGAGCAAGCCGACAAAAATACGAGATCGCGCCCATGCGTGCCAGGGGGCGCGCCTTATGCCAGGCTGTGGTGGACAGGTCCTCTGCAACGACCTGGGCAAGGCCCGCGTCGCAGACCTGCACCGCCCCAAGACCGCAACCAGCGTTCAGGCCGTACCGCGCTCCCGGCGGAGACAATCCGCACTGCATGCAGCTCAGTCTGCCGGTACCTGCTCACGCCATCTCGACCGTAGCGACCTCGCATCGAACCATCCCGAGGTCTTCCGACACCGGCATCCAGGTCAGACGCGCTGGTTCGCGTTCACTGCCAGGCACCGGGAATCGCAAGCTGTGGCGGAATGCCCCGGAACCACGACGCCAACCGAGACTGACATCCAACATAATCCAGGGAAATATACTTTTCCGCCCCACTCCTAAAGTCGAAAATAAAACATTTCTGGCAGCATTAAATAACTTTCGATATTATCTTTATGAATCAACTCTCCGAATAAACGATATCCGTCTGCGTTGGCGTTGGCGTTGGCGTTGGCGTCTCCACATAATCGGCATCTGCAATAACTCCACACCTTTCGCAGATGGTGAGCGTAGTCGTCCACAGTTCCAGGATCTGCTTTATTGTAGAGTTCGCTTTCTAGAGGCCGCGCACGGATTCGCGCCATCGATGCTGGCCTTCTACGTTCTTCGCCTCGCCAGACAGTCTCCCGTGCATCTCCAGCCACACCTTGCCTGCAAGGCCTGCTGCCGTTGTCGATCAATACGCCGGCCATGCCGGTCGATGGTCGCGGCAGGCGGGTCGACGAAAGCGGGCATGAGCCGCAACGACGCGGCACACAATCGCCCGGTGCGCCTGGGCGTCAGCCCGCTGCAGCTGCGCTCAAACGGGCAACGGAATCGACGCATTGCGCCGACCGATGCGCGAATACGGCGAGCAGCTTGAATGCGACATACCGCACCATCTCCTGCGCCGATCGCCCCCGGCGCAGGACCACCGATGCACGCGCATCTGGGGCGCGTTCGGTTGCGCACGTGCATCACTCACCCCGAGCGGGCATCCATCGAGAGAAACCACCAGTCACGGAGAATCACGCGACATCTTGATATTTCACTAATTACACACCGTTTCACCATTTCCCATCTCAAGGCGAAATTCAATGTCATCTTCGACAAACCTCCGACCCTGCGTCACATCCAAGCTCGCCGTTTCGTTGCTGACAGGCGCGCTGCTCGTTCCCGTTGCCGCATCCGCCCAGAGCCATGTCGACAACCCGTTTGTCGGCGCGAGCGGGTATCTCAATCCCGATTATTCGAAGGAAGTCAACTCGTCGATCGTCAAGGTCAAGGATGTGCAACT
The nucleotide sequence above comes from Xanthomonas campestris pv. campestris str. ATCC 33913. Encoded proteins:
- the cycA gene encoding D-serine/D-alanine/glycine transporter, translating into MSDPSAPDHLQRSLSNRHLQLIAIGGAIGTGLFMGSGRTISLAGPSILFVYLIIGVMLFFVMRAMGELLLSNLDYKSFIDFSTDLLGPWAGFFCGWTYWFCWIITAIADVIAIAAYAQFWFPELAPWVPAVLCVLLLLALNLVTVKLFGEMEFWFALIKIIAICALIITGAGLVMWGFRSPSGHVASLSNLWNDGGMFPMGIGGFFAGFQIAVFAFVGIELVGTTAAETADPQRNLPKAINSIPVRILIFYVLALIAIMAVTPWRQVVADKSPFVELFVLAGVPAAASLINFVVLTSATSSANSGIFSTSRMLYGLAEERNAPRGFAKLTRAAVPARGLLFSCICLLLGAMLVYLIPDLVTAFTLVTTLSAVLFMFVWSLILCAYIAYRRKRPEQHAASAFKMPGGVLMCYVCLAFFAFIIVLLTLQPDTLHALLVSPLWFLVLAIAYWVRRNQSPTAR